One Plasmodium relictum strain SGS1 genome assembly, chromosome: 2 genomic region harbors:
- the NMD3 gene encoding 60S ribosomal export protein NMD3, putative: protein MNVKKEETEYQNNDKKEIETSKNDSLKDNSSETKLKSKIVKKVSFLDEKECIKKEEDNFKENKLKKSNDKINSINDSTKYNFNYNNLNDNYKNNIINGNSDRSNNIEEDILKNNYNCINFEYKDNTNGIIYEKIDKHEFIYNDKSIPSSKISLNEYEIKNILNENNENNKNEEQLVKNEINNSDFEKSYNNSINNYLSSSFVDILNTMHESKKDLNNNYGKNYVNKDQTDNLENNYVHFISCILCGDSIKANSSKMCNNCLLQNIESNSININKDTYLIYYCRECRRYLHNRWVYCELESKELLALCLKKVHKLKKLKIINAKFLYTEPHSKRLKIHLSVQEELINNFISEMELILHYVIKYTQCDDCKKKYTPYTYNTCVSVRQKVDHKKTLLFLESLLLKYNMNENIINIVTNPDGLDFHFLSRNDALKFCDFILSKTISKCKNSKHLINHDASNNTYNYLYTFSIDICPICKYDLIFFPKDLAMKYGIKSLFYLCIHVSIFIILINPFCFLNNVHISQERYNKYPFTPLLSKADAKVFLILNVEFINNDHYSKKGKNYVAINNNNKSLNIIDDNSSCYNGNINSNHNNKKKNNLKRKKKNINNSDEIQDDFSADYDITAGSFTDIKSCKSSSRKVKLDNLVYAFVELYDESNGSTILTKTCNAKHLKPGDYVNAYDLRKHSFDNEISLFLEKDDNYDIIIIDKVKSKEKLKIENELAVQNKNIETLKKVNEEDNINKIILNNCKDLENISIM, encoded by the coding sequence atgaatgtaaaaaaagaagaaactGAATATCAGAATAacgataaaaaagaaatagaaacaTCAAAAAATGATTCATTAAAAGATAATTCAAGTGAAACAAAGTTGAAAAGTAAAATTGTTAAAAAAGTAAGCTTTTTAGATGAAAAGGAATGCATAAAAAAAGAGGAagataattttaaagaaaataaacttaaaaaaagtaatgataaaataaatagtatTAATGATAGtacaaaatataattttaattataataatttgaatGACAACTAtaagaataatattattaatggTAATTCTGATAGAAGTAATAACATAGAAgaagatattttaaaaaataattataattgtaTTAATTTTGAATATAAAGATAATACAAACGGCAtcatatatgaaaaaattgataagcatgaatttatttataatgataaaagTATACCTTCTTCCAAAATTAGtttaaatgaatatgaaataaaaaatatattaaatgaaaataatgaaaataataaaaatgaagaacaactagtaaaaaatgaaataaacaACTCTGATTTTGAAAAATCTTATAATAATAGTATAAACAATTATTTATCTTCATCCTTTGTAGATATCCTAAATACAATGCATGAAAGTAAAAAAGAtttgaataataattatggaaaaaattatgtaaataaaGATCAAACAGATAACTTAGAGAATAATTATGTACATTTTATTTCCTGTATTTTATGTGGAGATAGTATAAAAGCAAACTCTTCAAAAATGTGTAATAACTGTTTATTACAAAATATAGAAAGTAAtagtataaatataaataaagatacttatttaatttattactGTCGTGAATGTCGTAGATATTTACATAATAGATGGGTGTACTGCGAATTAGAAAGTAAAGAATTATTAGCATTATGTTTAAAAAAGGttcataaattaaaaaagcttaaaattataaatgccaaatttttatatactgAACCCCATAGTAAAAgattaaaaattcatttaagtGTTCAAgaagaattaataaataattttattagcGAAATGGAATTAATTTTGCATtatgtaataaaatatacacaGTGTGATGattgtaaaaaaaagtatactCCTTATACTTATAACACATGTGTATCAGTGAGACAGAAGGTGGATcataaaaaaactttattatttttagagAGCTTACTATTGAAATATAATatgaatgaaaatataatcaATATTGTTACTAATCCTGATGGCTTAGATTTCCATTTTTTATCAAGAAACGATGCATTAAAATTTTGTGACTTTATTTTAAGTAAAACTATAtcaaaatgtaaaaattcaaaacatttaataaatcatgaTGCTAGTAACAATACAtacaattatttatatactttttctATTGATATATGCCCTATATGTAAATATGATCTAATTTTTTTCCCAAAAGATTTAGCTATGAAATATGGAATTaaaagtttattttatttatgcaTACAcgtttctatttttattattctaatTAACCCATTCTGTTTTTTGAATAATGTTCATATATCACAAGAAAGATATAACAAGTATCCTTTTACTCCACTTTTAAGTAAAGCAGATGCAAAAGTCTTTTTAATACTCAATGTAGAATTTATTAACAATGATCATTATTCTAAAAAAGGAAAGAATTATGTAgctattaataataataataaaagctTAAATATTATAGATGACAATAGCTCCTGTTATAATGGAAACATTAATAGTAATcataataataagaaaaaaaataatttaaaaagaaaaaaaaaaaatattaataattcagATGAGATACAGGATGATTTTAGTGCTGATTATGATATTACTGCTGGCAGCTTTACAGATATAAAAAGTTGCAAATCGTCTTCAAGAAAAGTAAAATTAGATAATCTTGTTTATGCCTTTGTTGAATTATATGATGAATCTAATGGAAGTACTATATTAACAAAAACTTGCAACGCAAAACATTTAAAACCAGGAGATTATGTTAATGCTTATGATTTAAGAAAACATTCTTTTGATAATGAAATAAGcttatttttagaaaaagatGATAACTatgatataattattattgatAAAGTAaaatcaaaagaaaaattaaagattGAAAATGAATTAGCCGtccaaaataaaaatatagaaacaTTAAAGAAAGTTAATGAAGaagataatattaataaaattattttaaataactgTAAAGACttagaaaatataagtatTATGTaa
- a CDS encoding ribosome biogenesis protein BRX1 homolog, putative: protein MNKNKDTDRKKKVNERKNNIVNNRRNKVINNNVIENISSNKKSIKKKIEKKKMKKNLVNTNDIIAKKKSFLKETYKRDKKKHIDNNGIIKNKKMVNIKNEIGKKKKKENITKNGINMIKKNNTNIINEKEKVEEEASEKKNVENDTNILKVDEDPYLLKDAKYIKKNELWKNKQRVLIVRSPLKKKNCKSFIENLKLLLPHHKIENKWDKKLNKSELNEISYSRNCNNIIFFDVKKRRYCLWICKNITGPSLYFEILDYIPLHSLIFSGNCLLYSRPLLIFSKQFDELEHLKLIKEIFIHVFGIPNYHPLSKPFYDHCYNFFYINNLIYFRHYQILPITLADSNNINKQKLVEIGPKFTLHIIKIFEECFKGRILYENTKYKNYVTSQQMKLNQHLKKKMNNIKKKEKRFKKIKAINRLIKTDIDF from the coding sequence atgaataaaaacaAGGATAcagatagaaaaaaaaaagtaaatgaacgaaaaaataatatagtaaataatagaagaaataaaGTGATTAATAACAAtgtaatagaaaatatatcttctaataaaaaaagtattaaaaaaaaaattgaaaaaaagaaaatgaaaaagaatttaGTTAATACAAACGATATAATAGctaaaaagaaaagtttCCTTAAAGAAACATATAaaagagataaaaaaaaacatatagaTAACAATgggattataaaaaataagaaaatggtaaatataaaaaatgaaataggaaaaaaaaagaaaaaagaaaatattacgAAGAATGGGATAAATATGATTAAGAAGAACAAcacaaatataattaatgaaaagGAAAAGGTAGAAGAAGAAGcaagtgaaaaaaaaaatgttgaaAATGACACAAATATTTTGAAAGTGGATGAAGAtccttatttattaaaagacgctaaatacattaaaaaaaatgagttaTGGAAAAATAAGCAAAGAGTGTTGATTGTACGTTCtccattaaaaaaaaaaaattgtaaatcatttattgaaaatttaaaattattattacctCATCATAAGATAGAAAATAAGTGGgataaaaagttaaataaaagtgaattaaatgaaataagtTATAGTAGAAATTgcaataatattatattttttgacgTTAAAAAAAGACGATATTGCTTATggatatgtaaaaatataactggtccttctttatattttgaaatattagATTATATACCACTACATAGTTTGATTTTTTCAGGTAATTGCTTATTATATTCTAGGccacttttaatttttagtaaaCAATTTGATGAATTAGAACATTTAAAGTTAAtcaaagaaatatttattcacGTTTTTGGGATACCTAATTATCATCCTTTAAGCAAACCTTTTTATGATCActgttataattttttttatataaataacttaatttattttagaCATTATCAAATATTACCAATAACATTGGCTGattcaaataatattaataaacagAAACTTGTAGAAATAGGACCGAAATTTACTTtacatattataaaaatatttgaagAATGTTTTAAAGGGAGAATTCTTTatgaaaatacaaaatataaaaattatgttacATCTCAACAAATGAAGTTAAAtcaacatttaaaaaaaaagatgaataatataaaaaagaaagaaaaacgatttaaaaaaattaaagcaATTAATAGATTAATTAAAACAGATATTgacttttaa
- a CDS encoding mRNA (N6-adenosine)-methyltransferase, putative, whose protein sequence is MSLAREKYLKRKRELLENINLIDIGEKKDGNLEKKSTEEEKREIKNQDNDKKNDKANKSMSQNTNKKKGNNKTENERKYLKNIYNSYNSSEYKNEDNNDIKKSNKLIKHNINDKIFNNNENALNKLVMDNLLDNNDNINLMKEISVNKNMNSLPPANFYMPNKDSGVNKDNDKKKLIINNIYESINDLNNIDINNSLILLIYVCKLLLNMYGKIDTKQTVMNTSLTSVEMLREIKNRNRKNIKLLKINILNNILIYLSNKSEEIDENNTNYKSINNENFNNIYEKYKEIKIEEKCIDIENIGINIMIKVIYIKNIKKLLFKYLYQVNNISKNVNDVNTLNNNNMINLSHVKNNDKGKIEEKKAVVPSPNESKDIIIESSGSNYNSLLQENEKKKKKIIAKGIKGNNENFIGEYDMKSKEDNKNNKINYLENLINEPTAKEKKIKQEKTNILSIIEAPTVIEEMRIKKFQKKDDSVKIICPYLTKKICQKHSKDCNKVHFKKIISEHTDVSLGDCSYLDTCRHIETCKFVHYAVDKDDQIVNNQQNLNEQKLSISNISENTYGPQWIRCDLRNFDLSIFNQYVSVVMADPPWDIHMDLPYGTMTDNEMKHLPVQLIQDEGMIFLWVTGRAMELARECLQIWGYKRVEEILWVKTNHLQRIIRTGRTGHWLNHSKEHCLVGIKGNPVINRNIDCNVIVSEVRETSRKPDEIYSIIERLCPQNLKIELFGRPHNCRNNWITLGNQLNGVVLHHPQIKDRYNKVASLFNLPLCEN, encoded by the coding sequence atgTCATTAGCAAGAGAAAAATATCTTAAAAGGAAAAGAGAATTgttagaaaatataaatttaattgatATTGGAGAAAAAAAGGATggaaatttagaaaaaaaaagtactgaagaagaaaaaagagaaataaaaaatcaagataacgataaaaaaaatgataaagcAAATAAATCTATGTCACAaaatactaataaaaaaaaaggtaataaCAAAACAGAAAATGagagaaaatatttaaaaaatatctatAATAGTTATAACTCAtcagaatataaaaatgaagataataatgatattaaaaaGTCAAATAAACTAATTAAgcataatataaatgataaaatttttaataataatgaaaatgctttaaataaattagttATGGATAATTTATTAGATAATAATGACAACATTAATTTAATGAAAGAGAtcagtgtaaataaaaatatgaatagtTTGCCACCTGCAAATTTTTATATGCCAAATAAAGATTCAGGagtaaataaagataatgataaaaaaaaattaattattaataacatATATGAATcaataaatgatttaaacaatatagatataaataatagcttaatattattaatatatgtttgtaaattattattaaatatgtatGGAAAAATAGATACAAAACAAACTGTTATGAACACGTCATTAACATCAGTAGAAATGTTAagggaaataaaaaatagaaatcgtaaaaatataaaattattgaaaattaatattttaaataacataTTGATATATTTATCAAATAAGAGTGAAGAAATAGACGAAAACAATACAAattataaaagtataaataacgaaaattttaacaatatatatgaaaagtataaagaaattaaaatagaagaaaaatgtatagatatagaaaatataggtataaatataatgataaaagttatatatataaaaaacattaaaaagttactatttaaatatttgtatCAGGTAAATAATATCTCAAAAAACGTAAATGATGTGAAtactttaaataataataacatgATTAATTTAAGTcatgtaaaaaataatgacaaaggaaaaattgaagaaaaaaaagcagTAGTACCATCTCCAAATGAAAGCAAAGATATTATTATAGAAAGTAGTGGTAGTAATTACAATTCTTTATTACaagaaaatgagaaaaaaaaaaagaaaataatagcAAAAGGaataaaaggaaataatgaaaattttataggAGAATATGATATGAAAAGCAAAGAAGATAacaagaataataaaataaattatttagaaaatttgATAAATGAACCAACagcaaaagaaaaaaaaataaaacaagaaaaaacaaatatactATCTATAATTGAGGCACCAACTGTAATAGAAGAAATGAGAATAAagaaatttcaaaaaaaggATGATTctgtaaaaattatatgccCGTATttgacaaaaaaaatatgtcaAAAGCATAGTAAGGATTGCAATAAAGTTCActttaagaaaattatttctgAACATACTGATGTATCATTAGGGGATTGCTCCTATTTAGATACTTGTAGGCATATAGAAACTTGTAAATTTGTTCATTATGCAGTAGATAAAGATGATCAAATAGTTAATAATCaacaaaatttaaatgaacaaAAGTTATCTATTTCTAATATAAGCGAAAATACATATGGTCCTCAATGGATAAGATGTGATTTAAGAAATTTTGATTTGAGTATTTTTAATCAATATGTTAGTGTAGTAATGGCTGATCCTCCTTGGGATATCCATATGGATTTACCTTATGGAACTATGACAGATAATGAAATGAAACATTTACCTGTACAGTTAATACAAGATGAAGGGATGATTTTTTTGTGGGTAACTGGAAGGGCAATGGAATTGGCAAGAGAGTGCTTACAAATATGGGGATACAAAAGGGTAGAAGAAATATTATGGGTAAAAACTAAtcatttacaaagaattataaGAACTGGAAGAACTGGTCACTGGCTAAATCATTCAAAAGAACATTGCTTAGTAGGTATAAAAGGTAATCCAGTTATTAATAGAAATATTGATTGTAATGTTATTGTATCAGAAGTTAGAGAAACATCAAGAAAACCTGATGAAATTTATTCAATTATAGAAAGGTTATGCCCtcagaatttaaaaattgaaCTTTTTGGAAGACCTCATAATTGCAGAAATAACTGGATTACATTGGGAAATCAACTAAATGGTGTTGTTTTACATCACCCCCAAATAAAGGACAGATATAATAAAGTAgcttctctttttaatttaccTTTATGTGAAAACtga
- a CDS encoding dynein light chain, putative — protein MEEPKCDILYEHMNYEKKIKLINVAKEIYDNINNNKINSWRSATIALRDKIKDIFDFNEKGWHIIIGCKFGFFCTHEIYNALHFKLDHIEFLIFKHG, from the coding sequence ATGGAAGAGCCTAAATGTGACATTTTATATGAACATAtgaattatgaaaaaaaaattaaattaataaatgtaGCCAAGGAAatatatgataatataaataataataaaataaattcttGGAGAAGTGCAACAATAGCTTTAagagataaaataaaagatatttttgattttaatgaaaaaggGTGGCATATTATTATAGGGTGTAAATTCGGCTTTTTTTGTACtcatgaaatatataatgcTTTGCATTTTAAATTAGACCATATtgagtttttaatttttaaacatggataa